The following proteins are encoded in a genomic region of Gossypium hirsutum isolate 1008001.06 chromosome D05, Gossypium_hirsutum_v2.1, whole genome shotgun sequence:
- the LOC107904886 gene encoding probable alkaline/neutral invertase D isoform X1 — translation MFWLTIRSGFTFQTKKMDGTKVMGLRNVSSICSLSEMDDHDLSRLLDKPRLNIERQRSFDERSLSELPMILTRGSYDNYEGMHSPCGRSGIDTPASWDRNSFDPHPIVAEAWEALRRTLVYFRGQPVGTIAAYDHASEEVLNYDQVFVRDFVPSALAFLMNGEPEIVKNFLLKTLQLQGWEKKVDRFKLGEGAMPASFKVLHDPVRKLDTIIADFGESAIGRVAPVDSGFWWIILLRAYTKSTGDLSLAERPECQKGMRLILTLCLAEGFDTFPTLLCADGCSMIDRRMDVYGYPIEIQALFYMALRCALSMLKQDAEGKDCIERIEKRLHALSYHMRSYFWLDFQQLNDIYRYKTEEYSHTAVNKFNVIPDSIPDWIFDFMPTRGGYFIGNVSPARMDFRWFCLGNCIAILSSLATPEQSVAIMDLIEARWDELVGEMPLKIAYPAIEKHEWRIVTGCDPKNTRWSYHNGGSWPVLLWLLTAACIKTGRPQIARQAIDLAETRLLKDGWPEYYDGKLGRFIGKQARKYQTWSIAGYLVAKMMLEDPSHLGMIALEEDKQRKPMIKRSSSWNC, via the exons ATGTTTTGGCTGACTATCAGATCTGGTTTTACTTTTCAG ACAAAGAAAATGGATGGGACTAAAGTGATGGGACTTAGAAATGTGAGCTCTATTTGTTCCCTCTCTGAAATGGATGATCATGATCTCTCACGCCTCCTTGATAAGCCGAGGCTTAACATAGAGAGGCAAAGATCATTTGATGAAAGGTCACTCAGTGAGCTCCCTATGATTCTCACAAGAGGGAGTTATGACAATTATGAGGGCATGCACTCGCCCTGCGGGAGGTCAGGTATTGATACTCCGGCTTCTTGGGATAGAAATTCCTTTGATCCGCACCCCATTGTGGCTGAAGCTTGGGAAGCTCTCAGGAGGACTTTGGTGTATTTCAGAGGCCAACCAGTTGGTACCATTGCTGCGTATGATCATGCTTCCGAGGAAGTTTTGAACTATGATCAG GTTTTTGTTAGAGATTTTGTACCTAGTGCTTTGGCTTTTCTGATGAATGGAGAGCCTGAAATAGTCAAGAACTTTCTCTTGAAGACTCTACAACTTCAAGGGTGGGAGAAAAAAGTAGATAGGTTCAAGCTAGGAGAAGGAGCAATGCCAGCTAGCTTCAAAGTTCTACATGACCCTGTACGTAAATTGGACACGATTATTGCTGATTTTGGAGAGAGTGCCATTGGAAGAGTTGCTCCAGTTGACTCTGGATTCTGGTGGATCATTCTGCTCCGTGCATACACAAAATCTACTGGGGATTTATCACTAGCTGAGAGGCCTGAGTGTCAAAAAGGGATGAGGCTTATACTTACTCTGTGTTTAGCAGAAGGATTTGATACATTTCCAACACTGCTTTGTGCTGATGGATGCTCTATGATCGATCGAAGAATG GATGTTTATGGTTATCCTATTGAAATTCAAGCGCTTTTCTATATGGCTCTGAGGTGTGCATTATCAATGCTGAAGCAAGATGCCGAAGGAAAAGATTGCATTGAAAGAATTGAGAAGCGTTTACATGCCTTGAGCTATCACATGCGTAGTTACTTTTGGCTTGACTTTCAACAACTAAATGATATTTACAGATATAAGACTGAGGAGTACTCTCACACTGCAGTAAATAAGTTTAATGTTATTCCCGATTCTATCCCTGACTGGATATTTGATTTTATGCCAACACGTGGTGGCTACTTTATTGGGAATGTTAGTCCTGCAAGGATGGATTTCCGATGGTTTTGTTTAGGTAACTGTATAGCAATTTTATCTTCTCTTGCAACACCAGAGCAATCAGTGGCTATTATGGATCTTATTGAAGCCCGTTGGGATGAACTTGTTGGAGAAATGCCTTTAAAAATAGCTTATCCTGCAATAGAAAAACATGAATGGCGAATTGTCACCGGTTGTGACCCTAAGAACACAAGATGGAGTTATCACAATGGAGGATCTTGGCCAG TGCTTTTGTGGTTGCTAACAGCTGCTTGCATCAAAACGGGAAGGCCACAAATTGCAAGGCAGGCAATTGATCTTGCGGAGACACGTTTGTTGAAAGATGGCTGGCCAGAATATTATGACGGAAAACTCGGGAGATTTATCGGCAAACAAGCAAGGAAGTACCAGACATGGTCAATAGCTGGATATTTAGTGGCGAAAATGATGCTAGAGGATCCATCACACTTGGGGATGATCGCTTTGGAAGAGGACAAACAGAGGAAGCCAATGATAAAGAGATCATCTTCCTGGAATTGCTAA
- the LOC107904886 gene encoding probable alkaline/neutral invertase D isoform X2, whose translation MDGTKVMGLRNVSSICSLSEMDDHDLSRLLDKPRLNIERQRSFDERSLSELPMILTRGSYDNYEGMHSPCGRSGIDTPASWDRNSFDPHPIVAEAWEALRRTLVYFRGQPVGTIAAYDHASEEVLNYDQVFVRDFVPSALAFLMNGEPEIVKNFLLKTLQLQGWEKKVDRFKLGEGAMPASFKVLHDPVRKLDTIIADFGESAIGRVAPVDSGFWWIILLRAYTKSTGDLSLAERPECQKGMRLILTLCLAEGFDTFPTLLCADGCSMIDRRMDVYGYPIEIQALFYMALRCALSMLKQDAEGKDCIERIEKRLHALSYHMRSYFWLDFQQLNDIYRYKTEEYSHTAVNKFNVIPDSIPDWIFDFMPTRGGYFIGNVSPARMDFRWFCLGNCIAILSSLATPEQSVAIMDLIEARWDELVGEMPLKIAYPAIEKHEWRIVTGCDPKNTRWSYHNGGSWPVLLWLLTAACIKTGRPQIARQAIDLAETRLLKDGWPEYYDGKLGRFIGKQARKYQTWSIAGYLVAKMMLEDPSHLGMIALEEDKQRKPMIKRSSSWNC comes from the exons ATGGATGGGACTAAAGTGATGGGACTTAGAAATGTGAGCTCTATTTGTTCCCTCTCTGAAATGGATGATCATGATCTCTCACGCCTCCTTGATAAGCCGAGGCTTAACATAGAGAGGCAAAGATCATTTGATGAAAGGTCACTCAGTGAGCTCCCTATGATTCTCACAAGAGGGAGTTATGACAATTATGAGGGCATGCACTCGCCCTGCGGGAGGTCAGGTATTGATACTCCGGCTTCTTGGGATAGAAATTCCTTTGATCCGCACCCCATTGTGGCTGAAGCTTGGGAAGCTCTCAGGAGGACTTTGGTGTATTTCAGAGGCCAACCAGTTGGTACCATTGCTGCGTATGATCATGCTTCCGAGGAAGTTTTGAACTATGATCAG GTTTTTGTTAGAGATTTTGTACCTAGTGCTTTGGCTTTTCTGATGAATGGAGAGCCTGAAATAGTCAAGAACTTTCTCTTGAAGACTCTACAACTTCAAGGGTGGGAGAAAAAAGTAGATAGGTTCAAGCTAGGAGAAGGAGCAATGCCAGCTAGCTTCAAAGTTCTACATGACCCTGTACGTAAATTGGACACGATTATTGCTGATTTTGGAGAGAGTGCCATTGGAAGAGTTGCTCCAGTTGACTCTGGATTCTGGTGGATCATTCTGCTCCGTGCATACACAAAATCTACTGGGGATTTATCACTAGCTGAGAGGCCTGAGTGTCAAAAAGGGATGAGGCTTATACTTACTCTGTGTTTAGCAGAAGGATTTGATACATTTCCAACACTGCTTTGTGCTGATGGATGCTCTATGATCGATCGAAGAATG GATGTTTATGGTTATCCTATTGAAATTCAAGCGCTTTTCTATATGGCTCTGAGGTGTGCATTATCAATGCTGAAGCAAGATGCCGAAGGAAAAGATTGCATTGAAAGAATTGAGAAGCGTTTACATGCCTTGAGCTATCACATGCGTAGTTACTTTTGGCTTGACTTTCAACAACTAAATGATATTTACAGATATAAGACTGAGGAGTACTCTCACACTGCAGTAAATAAGTTTAATGTTATTCCCGATTCTATCCCTGACTGGATATTTGATTTTATGCCAACACGTGGTGGCTACTTTATTGGGAATGTTAGTCCTGCAAGGATGGATTTCCGATGGTTTTGTTTAGGTAACTGTATAGCAATTTTATCTTCTCTTGCAACACCAGAGCAATCAGTGGCTATTATGGATCTTATTGAAGCCCGTTGGGATGAACTTGTTGGAGAAATGCCTTTAAAAATAGCTTATCCTGCAATAGAAAAACATGAATGGCGAATTGTCACCGGTTGTGACCCTAAGAACACAAGATGGAGTTATCACAATGGAGGATCTTGGCCAG TGCTTTTGTGGTTGCTAACAGCTGCTTGCATCAAAACGGGAAGGCCACAAATTGCAAGGCAGGCAATTGATCTTGCGGAGACACGTTTGTTGAAAGATGGCTGGCCAGAATATTATGACGGAAAACTCGGGAGATTTATCGGCAAACAAGCAAGGAAGTACCAGACATGGTCAATAGCTGGATATTTAGTGGCGAAAATGATGCTAGAGGATCCATCACACTTGGGGATGATCGCTTTGGAAGAGGACAAACAGAGGAAGCCAATGATAAAGAGATCATCTTCCTGGAATTGCTAA
- the LOC107904887 gene encoding NDR1/HIN1-like protein 6 yields the protein MADQQKIHPVPDVEAPPETSPSAPLVPLATSKSDTGNPVEQHPLNSQSHGPSPVKHSTAPKKRRSCCCRCMCWTLSLLLLLIVILGIIVGILFLVFRPKLPKYSIDGLRVTQFDLSSVNSSLSASFDVNITARNPNKRIGIYYDGGSHITVWYNETQLCEGALPKFYQGHRNTTVLVLPMTGQVQNGTVLLTALQQQQQMTGNIPLMLRAKQTVRVKLGSLKLMKMKFRIRCRLVVNALSANNAIRISSSSCSFRLRL from the coding sequence ATGGCGGACCAACAGAAAATCCATCCCGTCCCAGACGTGGAAGCGCCGCCAGAAACCTCCCCCAGTGCTCCCTTGGTTCCTCTAGCCACTTCTAAATCCGACACCGGCAACCCTGTCGAACAACATCCACTCAACTCCCAGTCCCATGGCCCTTCTCCTGTTAAGCATTCGACAGCTCCCAAGAAAAGAAGAAGCTGTTGTTGCAGGTGCATGTGTTGGACGCTGTCTCTTCTCTTGCTTCTGATCGTCATTCTGGGGATTATCGTCGGCATCTTATTCCTTGTTTTCCGACCAAAGCTACCCAAGTATTCTATCGACGGCCTGCGGGTTACGCAGTTCGATCTCAGTTCAGTGAATTCCAGCTTATCTGCTAGCTTCGATGTTAACATCACCGCCAGAAACCCCAATAAAAGAATCGGAATATATTATGACGGAGGTAGTCATATAACCGTATGGTACAATGAAACCCAACTATGTGAAGGGGCGTTACCCAAATTCTACCAAGGTCATCGGAACACGACCGTGCTGGTATTGCCGATGACAGGGCAAGTCCAGAACGGTACAGTGTTGCTGACGGCACTGCAACAGCAGCAGCAGATGACGGGGAACATACCTTTGATGCTGAGGGCTAAACAGACTGTGAGGGTTAAGCTTGGGAGCTTAAAGCTCATGAAAATGAAGTTCAGGATTAGGTGCCGCCTTGTGGTGAATGCTTTATCTGCTAACAATGCCATCAGAATTTCCAGCAGTAGTTGCAGCTTTAGGCTTAGACTTTAG